From a region of the Rhipicephalus microplus isolate Deutch F79 chromosome X, USDA_Rmic, whole genome shotgun sequence genome:
- the LOC142775133 gene encoding uncharacterized protein LOC142775133 gives MHGLHTNVLKQVQILSPKTLDDLLACLQNIPSASETSITAESSSCFSRSKSDWSSHQKRITHPGGLPAAVTGTRPLPKITANLAMGEESRFSGRKKPIVAERILGTVKWFNVKNGYGFINRNDTHEDIFVHQTAITRNNPQKLLRSVGEGETVEFDVVVGDKGCEAANVTGPDGEPVQGSPYAADRRPFRPRWIPRRNQRRRGPASRRGRGEDRREEAGNRDSSRSLPPHQDQSDPAPRRWIMDGVGRPYPWRYNQRFRGVPRAPPRAPPPPPLPPQRFIVDEPRPAYAEEEVFNEPPPRRPPRRFRGRYFRRRRGRSRSNMEAVGQNGSGGGRFQSNLEMTGRNSSGRNLEEGVRGGNGGSGNRSQEDFQDRGSAPSWQRPPPMYRHPRSHRRRTKSPSKKAGARNRRENEASSGGDSLESVQSTEKEPISPEEPGHSAPTAPPPSSPPPPPHDGFWRTYNKLVKRFTWPHMKKDVSQYVRSCHVCQVHKVKYKQPTDTMILPCHSNVPFEVVHLDFAELNKKREAHGG, from the coding sequence atgcatggattgcacactaacgtgttgaagcaagtgcaaatactgtcaccaaagactctagatgacctcctcgcgtgtcttcagaacataccatcagcttcggaaacaagcataaccgccgagtcaagcagctgtttcagtcggagtaaatcggactggtcaagccaCCAGAAGCGCATCACGCATCCAGGCGGGCTTCCAGCAGCTGTGACCGGCACCCGGCCCCTTCCGAAGATAACCGCCAACTTGGCAATGGGCGAAGAGAGTCGTTTCAGTGGCAGGAAGAAGCCTATCGTCGCCGAGAGGATCCTGGGAACGGTGAAGTGGTTTAATGTCAAGAACGGCTATGGCTTCATCAACCGCAACGACACTCACGAGGACATCTTCGTCCACCAGACGGCCATCACGCGCAACAACCCACAGAAGTTGCTGCGCAGCGTTGGCGAAGGTGAGACCGTCGAGTTTGACGTCGTGGTCGGCGATAAGGGCTGCGAGGCAGCCAATGTGACCGGACCCGATGGTGAGCCTGTTCAGGGTAGCCCGTACGCGGCCGACAGGCGCCCGTTCCGACCCCGCTGGATTCCACGTCGCAATCAACGAAGGCGCGGGCCGGCGTCAAGGCGTGGCCGAGGGGAAGATCGAAGGGAGGAAGCAGGAAACCGAGACTCATCGCGGTCACTGCCACCGCACCAGGACCAGAGCGACCCGGCTCCTAGACGGTGGATCATGGACGGCGTGGGGAGGCCCTACCCTTGGCGATACAACCAGCGTTTCAGAGGAGTGCCACGAGCACCTCCGCGAgccccaccaccgccaccgcttCCACCGCAGCGTTTCATTGTCGATGAGCCACGGCCAGCGTACGCCGAAGAGGAGGTTTTCAACGAACCCCCACCCCGGCGCCCTCCACGGCGGTTCCGTGGCCGCTACTTTCGTCGGCGACGTGGCCGCTCGCGAAGCAACATGGAAGCAGTAGGACAAAACGGCTCTGGTGGTGGCCGTTTTCAGAGCAACCTGGAAATGACAGGACGGAACAGCTCCGGAAGAAATCTCGAAGAAGGAGTACGGGGAGGTAACGGCGGAAGTGGCAACAGGAGCCAGGAGGACTTCCAGGACAGAGGGAGTGCCCCTTCGTGGCAACGACCTCCTCCGATGTACCGACACCCAAGGTCCCACCGACGCAGAACGAAGTCACCATCCAAGAAGGCCGGGGCCCGTAATCGACGCGAGAACGAGGCGAGCAGCGGCGGAGACTCATTGGAGAGCGTGCAAAGCACTGAGAAGGAGCCTATTTCACCAGAAGAACCAGGACACTCGGCACCGACGGCTCCACCGCCGTcatcaccaccaccgccaccacacgacggcttttggcgtacctacaacaagttggtcaagaggtttacgtggcctcacatgaagaaagacgttagtcagtacgttcgttcatgccatgtgtgtcaagtacacaaagtcaagtataaacagcctacggacaccatgatactaccttgccactcgaacgtgccttttgaagtagttcacctggatttcgccgaacttaacaagaaacgagaag